In a single window of the Acyrthosiphon pisum isolate AL4f chromosome X, pea_aphid_22Mar2018_4r6ur, whole genome shotgun sequence genome:
- the LOC103309351 gene encoding tigger transposable element-derived protein 6-like produces the protein MTGTVKKKPVVIGKSKQPRCFKGVKNLPVDYFSNTNAWMTSFIFESYLRKWDSTLDHKIALILDNCTAHPNFSLKNIELVFLPPNTTSLIQPLDQGIIKAFKTFYRSDMRRQIIDAIDDGQGNGNDIAKNMTVLQAIHMSHNAWMKVTTSCIVNCFKKSGMVPITTNEALELDLPDVPVDISGLQIDKETFNEWLDVDKDLPVFQVMNDDEIAAEIVSHKEQGNDVEVHDEDEVEYAEDRVPVTRSEVFNAINTLRRAIEEHDIVISGYSDQNTLGRM, from the exons ATGACGggtactgtaaaaaaaaaaccagtagtCATTGGTAAAAGTAAGCAACCAAGATGTTTTAAAGGTGTCAAGAACTTACCTGTTGACTACTTCAGCAATACAAATGCTTGGATGAcatcttttatttttgaaagttaTTTGAGAAAATGGGATTCAACACTTGATCACAAAATCGCTCTAATTTTGGACAATTGTACAGCGCATCCCAACTTTTCTTTAAAGAACATTGAACTGGTATTTCTTCCTCCCAATACAACGTCTTTAATTCAGCCCCTTGATCAGGGTATCATCAAAGCTTTTAAGACTTTTTACAGGTCCGATATGAGAAGGCAAATTATTGACGCAATCGATGACGGACAAGGGAATGGTAACGACATAGCTAAGAACATGACAGTGCTACAGGCAATTCACATGTCACACAATGCTTGGATGAAAGTTACAACTTCATGTATAGTGAATTGCTTTAAAAAGTCTGGTATGGTTCCCATAACCACGAATGAAGCCCTTGAACTCGATTTACCCGATGTACCAGTAGATATTTCAGGACTCCAGATAGACAAAGAGACCTTCAATGAGTGGCTGGATGTAGATAAGGACTTACCAGTTTTTCAAGTGATGAATGATGACGAAATAGCTGCTGAAATAGTTTCACATAAGGAACAGGGAAATGATGTTGAAGTGCATGATGAAGACGAAGTTGAATATGCAGAGGACCGAGTACCAGTAACCAGGAGTGAAGTATTCAATGCAATTAATACACTGAGAAGAGCTATTGAAGAGCATGACATAG TGATTTCCGGTTATAGTGATCAAAATACTCTCGGACGGATGTGA